The segment gtgtgtgtgtgtgtgtgtgtgtgtgtgtgtgtgtgtgtgtgtgtgtgtgtgtgtgtgtgtgtgtgtgtgtgtgtgtgtgtgtgtgtgtgtgtgtgtgtgtgtgtgtgtgtgtgtgtgtgtgtgtgtgtgtgtgtgtatctacctTCATAAGGGCCTTGATCTCAGTCCTATGTGTCTCCAGGCCGATCTGCCAGGCTGTTCCTCTTGacatggagctcagagagctgggcTTTGAGAGGACTCACCACCTCATAGAAACACACCTGGGAGAACACCACACAGCATTAACACACCTGGGAGAACACCACACAGCATTAACACACCTGGGAGAACACCACACAGCATTAACACACCTGGGAGAACACCACACAgcattataacacaacacacagcattataacacaacacactgcattataaCACCACACAacattataacacaacacactgcattaacataccacattaccacaccacactgcattaacataccacattaccacaccacactgcattaacataccacattaccacaacacactgcattaacataccacattaccacaccacactgcattaccacattaccacaccacactgcattaccacattaccacaacacactgcattaacataccacattaacacaacacactgcattaacataccacaacacactgcattaacacaccacattaccacaacacactgcattaacacacaTCATTAACACACTGCATTAAAATACCACattaccacaacacactgcattaacataccacattaccacaacacactgcattaacataccacattaccacaacacactgcattaacatactacaacacactgcattaacacaccacattaccacaacacactgcattaacacaacacactgcattaacataccacaacacaccacattaccacaacacactgcattaacataccacattaccacaacacactgcattaacacaccacattaacacaaacacactgcattaacataccacaacacactgcattaacataccacaacacactgcattaacataccacattaccacaacacactgcgttaacataccacaacacactgcattaacatactacaacacactgcgttaacataccacaacacactgcattaacatacATCATtaacacactgcattaacataccacattaccacaacacactgccaacataccacaacacactgcattaacataccacaacacactgcattaacatactacaacacactgcattaacataccacattaccacaacacactgcattaccacaacacactgcattaacataccacaacacaccacattaccacatacactgcattaacataccacattaccacaacacactgcattaacacaccacattaacacaacaccacattaacataccacaacacactgcattaacataccacaacacactgcattaacataccacattaccacaacacactgcattaacataccacaacacactgcattaacatactacaacacactgcattaacacaccacattaccacaacacactgcattaacacaacacactgcattaacataccacattacaccacaaccacactgcattaacataccacattaccacaacacactgcattaacacaacacactgcattaacataccacattaccacaacacactgcattataacacaacacactgcattaacacaccacattaccacaacacactgcattaacataccacaacacactgcattaacacaccacattaccacaacacactgcattaccacaccacactgcattagCACACATCCTtaacacactgcattaacacaccacattagcacaacacactgcattaacataccacaccacactgcattactacaccacactgcattaacacacatcattaacacactgcattaacacaccacactgcattaccacaccacactgcattaacataccACATTAGCACAACACACTGtattaccacaccacactgcattaacacaccacattaccacaccacactgcattaacacacatcattaacacaccacactgcattaacacaccacactgcattaacacacaTCATTAACACACCACTCTgcattaccacaccacactgcattaacataccacattaccacaccacactgcattaacacacatcattaacacaccacactgcattaacacaccACACTGCATCAACACACATCATTAACACACCACCTTgcattaccacaccacactgcattaacataccacattaccacaccacactgcattaccacaccacactgcattaccacaccacactgcattaccacaccacactgcattacCACACATCATTACCGcaccacactgcattaacacaccacattacactgcattaacacaccacaccacactgcattaacacaccacattacactgcattaacacaccacactgcattacCACACATcattaccacaccacaccacattacactgcattaacacaccacactgcattaacacatcattaacacaacacactgcattaacacatCACGTTGCACTGCATTAACACCACACTGCGTTACCACACCACGTTGCATTAACACACTgcattaccacaccacactgcattaccacaccacactgttaGCACACTGCGTTACCGCCCACACTGCATTgccacaccacactgcattaccacaccacactgcattaacacactgcattaccacaccacactgcattaccacaccacactgcattaccacaccacactgcattaacacaccacactgcattaccacaccacactgcattaccacaccacactgcattaacacaccACATTAGCAGGATCTCTCCCCAGTTCTCACCGCTACGTATTCAGTGATAGAGAGTCTCTCCTCTGGGATATCTCGGAGCTCCTTGTATTGTCCTCAGTGAGCTCCAGGTCCCTGAGGCTGCGTCGCAGGTCTCCTGCCTTGTCACACAGCCGTCTGTTCGTCTCCTCCAGCTGCTTCTGTCTCAGGAGGATCCCATCCATCTCCTGCTTCCTCAGAGCCTGCTGCTTcctacaggacagacagagaaccACACTGACTAGAGGCAAATATAAAAGAGGGCACCCTTTCCATGCCTGCTTGGTTGAACATCTTCCAATCTTTTAGAGGATCTGGGTTCAGCAAGGTGATCCTGTGTTGACCTACGACCCCCTACGACTGATCAGAGACTCTGTACCGGCCATATTATTATGGCTAAGGTAAGTCAAGGTCTCAACTCTGTTCCTACCTCCTCATCCTGGGTGAGTTGCAGCTGTCTGTCCAGTCTCAGATCTgttcctacctcctctcctcctgggtGAGTTGCAGCTGTCTGTCCAGTCTCAGATCTGTTCCTACCTCTCATCCTGGGTGAGTTGCAGCTGTCTGTCCAGTCTCAGATCTgttcctacctcctctcctcctgggtGAGTTGCAGCTGTCTGTCCAGTCTCAGATCTGTTCCTACCTCCTCATCCTGGGTGAGTTGCAGCTGTCTGTCCAGTCTCAGATCTGTTCCTACCTCCTCTCATCCTGGGTGAGTTGCAGCTGTCTGTCCAGTCTCAGATCTGTTCCTACCTCCTCATCCTGGGTGAGTTGCAGCTGTCTGTCCAGTCTCAGATCTGTTCCTACCTCCTCTCATCCTGGGTGAGTTGCAGCTGTCTGTCCAGTCTCAGATCTGTTCCTACCTCCTCTCATCCTGGGTGAGTTGCAGCTGGCTGTCCAGTCTCAGAGCCAGAACTTGTTTCTGGTGCAGGGCAACATTCAgcctctcctccagctcctccgtCTAGGGAAGAGAGCACAGAACAAGTAGAGGGATACATAAGCACGTCCCCAGCTCCAGCTCCTCCATCTAGAGAAGAGAGCACAGAACAAGTAGAGGGATACATAAGCACGTCCCCAGCTCCAGCTCCTCCGTCTAGAGAAGAGAGCACAGAACAAGTAGAGGGATACATAAGCACGTCCCCAGCTCCAGCTCCTCCGTCTAGGAAGAGAGCACAGAACAAGTAGAGGATACATAAGCACGTCCCCAGCTCCAGCTCCTCCGTCTAGGGAAGAGAGCACAGAACAAGTAGAGGGATACATAAGCATGTCCCCAGCTCCAGCTCCTCCGTCTAGGGAAGAGAGCACAGAACAAGTAGAGGGATACATAAGCACGTCCCCAGCTCCAGCTCCTCCTTCTAGGGAAGAGAGCACAGAACAAGTAGAGTGATACATAAGCACGTCCCCAGCTCCAGCATCTAGGGAAGAGAGCACAGAACAAGTAGAGTGATACATAAGCACGTCCCCAGCTCCAGCTCCTCCATCTAGGGAAGAGAGCACAGAACAAGTAGAGTGATACATAAGCACGTCCCCAGCTCCAGCTCCTCCGTCTAGAGAAGAGAGCACAGAACAAGTAGAGGATACATAAGCACGTCCCCAGCTCCAGCTCCTCCGTCCTCCGGACAGGTTGTGTTTGGAGCTAAAAGGGTGGGACTAAAAACAACAAGATAACGAAATGCAAATTATACTGGGTCTGGAAAATGTATTTAGGTTCACAAccttttgtgaaacagcacagttaaaaaATTATATGGCatagtttttcaacaggacaatgacctaacaccaagaaggagaatgaggcatcagatgacctggcctccacaatcactcaacctcaacccaattgagatggtttgggatgagttggaccgcagagtgaaggaaaaagcagccaacaagtgctcagcaagactgttggaaaattattccaggtgaagctggttgagagaatgcaaagcgtgtgcaaagctgtcatcaaggcaaatggtggctactttgaagaatctcaaatatatttttatttgtttaacactttatgaGTAAATGTTTTTAAAACTTTAGCTGACGTGGGCTAGTTGAAATGTTGTTATTTTTTAACTTTAGCTGACGTGGGAATGTTGTTATTTTTTAACTTTAGCTGTGGGCTAGTTGAAATGTTGTTATTTTTGTAACTTTAGCTGACGTGGGAATGTTGTTATTTTTTAACTTTAGCTGTGGGCTAGTTGAAATGTTGTTATTTTTTAACTTTAGCTGACGTGGGAATGTTGTTATTTTTTAACTTTAGCTGTGGGCCagttgaaatgtttttattttttaactttagCTGTGGGCTAGTTGAAATGTTGTTATTTTTTAACTTTAGCTGACGTGGGAATgttgttatttttttactttagccGACGTGGGCTAGTTGAAATGTGGTTATTTTTAAACTTTAGCCGACGTGGGCTAGTTGAAATGTGGTTATTTTTAAACTTTAGCCGACGTGGGCTAGTTGAAATGTGGTTATTTTTTAACTTTAGCCGACGTGGTCTAGTTGAAATGTGGTTATTTTTTAACTTTAGCCGACGTGGGCTAGTTGAAATGTGGTTATTTTTAAACTTTAGCCGACGTGGGCTAGTTGAAATGTGGTTATTTTTAAACTTTAGCCGACGTGGGCTAGTTGAAATGTGGTTATTTTTAAACTTTAGCCGACGTGgtctagttgatctggacatctCTGACACGTTATGAATATCTCTCTACGGTCTgtaatgactgacatgacaagaggacCTGATTATGCACCACCCAATTTAGAAATTGCACcgtgtgcattctactattaaaACTGCCAAGAGTAACTTTAAAGCGGGACAGATgttttttaggggggggggtctAGAGGAGTGTCCATCGGGTCTGTGAAGCAAGTCACATTTTATGTCACATTCTCCATAGACAAGtgtaaactaacagtgaaatgcttacttacttacaagtccttttCCAACCACGTAGAGTTAAAGATAACATAAAAGAAGCAGGCTGAACGTCGTTTGACGTCCCTACTTTAGGCCCTCTAGTCACAAGTCATAGGATAGGAGACTAGTCacaagtaatagaataggagactagtcataagtaatagaatagactagtcataagtaatagaataggagactagtcataagtaataggaTAGGAGACTAGTCACAAGTAATAGAATAGAGACTAGTCAcaagtaatagaatagactagtcataagtaatagaatagactagtcataagtaatagaatagagactagtcataagtaatagaatagactagtcataagtaatagaataggagactagtcataagtaatagaatagactagtcataagtaatagaataggagactagtcataagtaatagaatagactagtcataagtaatagaatagactagtcataagtaatagaatagactagtcacaagtaatagaatagagactagtcataagtaatagaatagactagtcataagtaatagaataggagactagtcataagtaatagaataggagactagtcataagtaatagaatagactagtcataagtaatagaataggagactagtcataagtaatagaatagagactagtcataagtaatagaatagactagtcataagtaatagaataggagactagtcataagtaatagaatagactagtcataagtaataggataggagactagtcataagtaatagaataggagactagtcataagtaatagaatagactagtcataagtaatagaataggagactagtcataagtaatagaatagagactagtcataagtaatagaataggagactagtcataagtaatagaataggagactagtcataagtaatagaatagactagtcataagtaatagaatagagactagtcataagtaatagaatagactagtcataagtaatagaataggagactagtcataagtaatagaatagagactagtcataagtaatagaatagagactagtcataagtaatagaatagactagtcataagtaatagaataggagactagtcataagtaatagaatagactagtcataagtaatagaatagagactagtcataagtaatagaataggagactagtcataagtaatagaatagactagtcataagtaatagaatagactagtcataagtaatagaataggagactagtcataagtaatagaatagactagtcataagtaatagaataggagactagtcataagtaatagaatagagactagtcataagtaatagaatagagactagtcataagtaatagaatagagactagtcataagtaatagaatagactagtcataagtaatagaatagactagtcataagtaatagaataggagactagtcataagtaatagaataggagactagtcataagtaatagaatagagactagtcataagtaatagaataggagactagtcataagtaatagaatagactagtcacaagtaatagaataggagactagtcataagtaatagaataggagactagtcataagtaatagaatagactagtcataagtaatagaatagactagtcacaagtaatagaa is part of the Oncorhynchus gorbuscha isolate QuinsamMale2020 ecotype Even-year unplaced genomic scaffold, OgorEven_v1.0 Un_scaffold_7088, whole genome shotgun sequence genome and harbors:
- the LOC124029636 gene encoding progesterone-induced-blocking factor 1-like, with amino-acid sequence MSQKNLIIDNMKVDHLTKTEELEERLNVALHQKQVLALRLDSQLQLTQDERRKQQALRKQEMDGILLRQKQLEETNRRLCDKAGDLRRSLRDLELTEDNTRSSEISQRRDSLSLNT